A genomic region of Alicyclobacillus sp. SO9 contains the following coding sequences:
- a CDS encoding DUF1641 domain-containing protein produces the protein MTHSYDEVQTDNHSGADPLERLLEVAAGKEKSLERLLNIVEELDKNGFLSTIGYFVNDFEDLVDEGIEKATTPQAFKLLALGPVIKETAGELDITQLPRVVKHMNALMKGMGDENSSIQIHGMLDLLKVLKDPDIRLALSSLFNGLKSLGQSLASDTP, from the coding sequence ATGACTCACAGTTATGATGAAGTGCAGACTGACAACCACTCGGGCGCAGATCCGTTGGAACGGCTTCTCGAAGTCGCGGCAGGTAAAGAAAAGTCCCTAGAGAGACTGCTCAACATTGTGGAAGAACTTGATAAAAATGGATTTTTAAGTACTATCGGATACTTTGTCAATGATTTTGAAGACCTCGTGGACGAGGGAATTGAAAAGGCGACGACTCCCCAGGCGTTTAAGTTGTTAGCATTGGGGCCCGTTATTAAAGAGACTGCAGGGGAGTTGGATATTACGCAGTTGCCCCGTGTAGTAAAGCATATGAATGCGCTGATGAAAGGTATGGGCGATGAAAATTCTTCTATTCAGATTCACGGAATGTTGGATTTGCTCAAAGTTCTCAAGGATCCCGATATTCGTTTGGCACTGTCCAGTCTATTCAACGGCCTAAAATCCCTTGGTCAGAGCCTTGCTAGTGACACACCGTGA
- a CDS encoding glycerol-3-phosphate dehydrogenase/oxidase, which yields MGQKFTYLERNNVISEMQSADLDVLVVGGGVTGAGILLDAQSRGMKSGLVEMQDFAAGTSSRSTKLVHGGLRYLKQFEVELVAEVGQERAIVYENAPHVTTPLWMILPIVKKGTFGMFMSSIGLYMYDRLAKVRETERRTMLSKQEARAIEPLLRAEDLKGAGKYVEYRTDDARLTLEIMKEAVHRGALALNYTRVTQLVYEHGKVIGVEVSDVVTGTSYVIKASKVINAAGPWVDDLRTMDKSKQGKSLHLTKGVHVVVDQSRFPLQNPVYFDVPDGRMVFAIPREGKVYVGTTDTNYQGDPKLLRVTKQDRDYLVDCVNSMFPSVQLTSEDIESFWAGVRPLIHEDGKAPSEISRKDEVFVSNSGLITIAGGKLTGYRKMADKVVSLVSDELRNETGREFADCFTDKIELSGGKFGGSHNMRGFLEKQIEEGVSLGLSREEAERLVNRYGTNVITVYDILKANQLEAQASGLSLEVYGALVYGLDNEMVMTPSDFFIRRTGAMFFHIDWVQKWKVPVINYMAKVLNWSENETQKHAADLNYDISVATEVVSDDE from the coding sequence ATGGGACAGAAATTCACCTATTTAGAGAGAAATAATGTCATTTCTGAAATGCAGTCTGCTGACTTGGATGTTCTGGTTGTCGGCGGAGGTGTCACCGGAGCAGGCATTTTGCTCGATGCACAGAGTCGCGGTATGAAATCCGGGTTGGTAGAGATGCAGGATTTTGCAGCGGGGACGTCGAGCAGGTCAACGAAGCTTGTTCACGGCGGCCTCCGATACCTCAAGCAATTTGAAGTGGAGTTAGTTGCTGAAGTAGGGCAGGAGCGCGCGATTGTTTACGAAAATGCCCCGCATGTAACGACACCCTTGTGGATGATTTTACCTATCGTAAAAAAAGGGACATTTGGTATGTTTATGAGTTCTATTGGTCTTTACATGTACGACCGTCTCGCCAAAGTGAGAGAAACAGAGCGCCGTACCATGCTGTCGAAGCAGGAAGCAAGGGCCATAGAACCTTTACTGCGCGCAGAGGACCTGAAAGGCGCGGGCAAATATGTGGAATACAGAACGGATGATGCACGTCTTACACTGGAAATTATGAAGGAAGCGGTCCATCGTGGAGCGTTGGCTTTAAATTATACACGTGTCACTCAGTTGGTGTATGAGCACGGGAAAGTAATCGGAGTAGAGGTGTCCGATGTCGTGACCGGTACATCTTACGTGATTAAGGCAAGCAAAGTCATTAATGCAGCAGGTCCTTGGGTTGATGACCTGCGGACCATGGATAAATCAAAACAAGGTAAATCGCTGCACTTGACCAAGGGTGTACATGTGGTCGTTGACCAATCCCGTTTTCCTCTGCAAAACCCTGTGTACTTTGATGTGCCTGACGGAAGAATGGTTTTCGCAATTCCAAGGGAAGGAAAAGTGTACGTCGGGACAACAGACACGAATTATCAAGGCGATCCCAAGTTACTGCGAGTCACAAAGCAGGACAGGGACTACTTGGTCGACTGTGTCAACAGCATGTTCCCGTCAGTACAACTTACGTCTGAAGACATAGAGTCATTTTGGGCGGGCGTCAGACCTTTGATTCACGAAGACGGTAAGGCGCCTTCGGAGATATCCCGCAAAGATGAAGTTTTCGTATCAAACAGCGGACTCATTACAATTGCAGGAGGAAAGCTGACTGGATACCGCAAGATGGCAGACAAGGTGGTTTCTCTTGTCTCAGATGAGCTGAGAAACGAAACCGGCAGGGAGTTTGCGGACTGCTTTACGGACAAGATTGAGCTGTCTGGCGGCAAATTTGGTGGTTCTCATAACATGCGGGGATTTCTCGAGAAGCAAATCGAAGAAGGCGTCTCCCTGGGCCTGTCTCGGGAGGAAGCTGAAAGGCTTGTCAACAGGTATGGTACGAACGTCATTACCGTGTATGATATTTTGAAGGCGAACCAGTTAGAAGCGCAAGCGTCTGGATTGTCGTTGGAAGTTTATGGGGCGCTTGTGTATGGCTTGGACAACGAAATGGTGATGACTCCTTCCGACTTCTTTATCCGCAGAACCGGCGCGATGTTCTTTCACATCGATTGGGTTCAGAAATGGAAAGTTCCAGTCATTAACTACATGGCAAAAGTGTTGAATTGGTCCGAGAATGAGACACAGAAGCATGCAGCAGATTTAAACTATGACATCAGTGTGGCAACAGAGGTCGTATCCGACGACGAATGA
- the glpK gene encoding glycerol kinase GlpK, with amino-acid sequence MANYVLAVDQGTTSSRAILFGKDGSIKGVAQREFRQIFPQAGWVEHDAMEIWGSVQGVVSEVLATQQVSVEDIAAIGITNQRETAVVWDKKTGQPIYNAIVWQSRQTAGICDELRNQGLNDTFRMKTGLLIDAYFSGTKVKWILDNVDGAREKAEKGELLFGTIDTWLVWKMTGGKVHITDYTNASRTLMYNIYDLKWDDELLKHLTVPKSMLPEVRSSSEVYGTTDAAVFLGAEIPIAGIAGDQQASLFGQACFEPGLAKNTYGTGCFMLMNTGEEAVRSENGLLTTIAWGIDGKVEYALEGSIFVAGSAIQWLRDGLRMLKSASESESYAEKVESTDGVYMVPAFVGLGTPYWDSEARGAIFGLTRGTEKEHFVRATLESLAYQTKDVLGAMEADSALPLKKLRVDGGAAANNFMMQFQSDVLGVPVERPQVLETTALGAAYLAGLAVDFWKSRDEISNNWSIDVTFESKMDEEVRNKLYSGWQKAVEATRVFK; translated from the coding sequence ATGGCAAATTATGTGCTTGCAGTTGACCAAGGTACCACGAGTTCAAGAGCCATTCTCTTTGGCAAAGACGGTTCCATAAAAGGTGTTGCTCAGCGTGAATTCCGGCAAATTTTCCCACAAGCTGGCTGGGTAGAGCATGACGCAATGGAAATATGGGGATCTGTGCAGGGGGTCGTCTCTGAGGTTTTGGCAACCCAACAAGTGTCCGTCGAAGACATTGCTGCGATTGGTATAACAAACCAGCGGGAAACAGCAGTCGTGTGGGATAAGAAAACTGGGCAGCCGATTTACAATGCTATTGTTTGGCAATCACGGCAAACGGCCGGGATTTGCGATGAACTGAGAAATCAGGGGCTCAATGATACGTTTCGAATGAAGACCGGACTGTTAATTGACGCATACTTTTCCGGTACAAAAGTGAAGTGGATTTTGGACAACGTAGATGGTGCGCGGGAAAAAGCGGAGAAGGGTGAATTGCTGTTCGGCACCATTGACACGTGGCTTGTCTGGAAAATGACGGGCGGCAAAGTTCATATTACAGATTACACGAACGCATCACGCACACTGATGTACAACATTTATGACTTGAAGTGGGACGATGAGTTGCTCAAGCACCTCACGGTACCCAAATCGATGTTGCCTGAAGTTCGTTCCTCCTCTGAAGTGTACGGAACTACGGACGCTGCGGTGTTCTTGGGTGCGGAAATACCGATTGCCGGCATTGCAGGCGACCAGCAGGCCTCTCTCTTCGGTCAAGCATGCTTTGAGCCAGGACTGGCAAAGAACACCTATGGCACGGGCTGCTTTATGCTGATGAACACAGGCGAAGAAGCGGTACGGTCTGAAAATGGACTGCTCACGACGATAGCGTGGGGAATAGACGGAAAAGTTGAGTACGCTCTTGAGGGGTCGATTTTTGTAGCGGGATCGGCAATACAGTGGTTACGAGACGGACTTCGAATGTTAAAAAGCGCAAGTGAAAGTGAAAGCTATGCTGAAAAAGTGGAGTCTACAGACGGTGTCTATATGGTTCCGGCATTTGTGGGGCTTGGAACGCCGTATTGGGACAGTGAAGCTCGCGGAGCCATTTTTGGATTAACCCGCGGCACGGAAAAGGAACACTTTGTACGCGCAACTCTTGAGTCATTGGCTTATCAGACGAAGGACGTCTTGGGTGCGATGGAGGCTGACTCCGCGTTGCCGCTGAAGAAATTGAGAGTCGACGGGGGAGCGGCAGCGAATAACTTTATGATGCAATTCCAATCCGATGTGCTCGGTGTACCTGTTGAGAGGCCTCAGGTGCTTGAAACAACAGCACTAGGTGCCGCTTACTTAGCGGGTCTGGCTGTGGACTTTTGGAAGAGCAGAGACGAAATTTCGAATAATTGGTCAATCGATGTGACATTCGAGAGTAAGATGGACGAAGAAGTTCGCAATAAGTTATACTCGGGTTGGCAAAAAGCTGTAGAAGCGACGCGCGTTTTCAAGTAA
- a CDS encoding MIP/aquaporin family protein produces MTGAHINPAVTFAMAIKGDLPWKKVVPYWISQVVGAFLGAAIVYVDYYKAINAWNAAHHVASRGASGGLTTFSIFATFPAQYFHGNMFGPFLDQVIGTFFLVLFVLAIGDSRNTGVKSNMAPFMVGMAVAAIGMSFGVDAGYAINPARDFGPRLFTWLAGWGSNAFPGPGGYWWVPIIGPLVGGGIAPFIYKFFIGKTLDQLQKS; encoded by the coding sequence GTGACAGGCGCACATATCAACCCTGCGGTGACATTCGCTATGGCAATCAAAGGAGACCTTCCTTGGAAAAAAGTTGTGCCTTACTGGATTAGCCAGGTTGTTGGAGCATTTCTCGGGGCTGCGATTGTTTACGTAGACTACTACAAAGCCATTAATGCATGGAATGCGGCACATCATGTGGCAAGCCGCGGGGCTTCCGGTGGACTGACAACATTTAGTATTTTCGCCACATTCCCTGCTCAGTACTTTCACGGAAATATGTTTGGACCTTTTCTTGATCAGGTCATCGGCACGTTCTTCCTGGTTTTATTTGTCCTGGCAATAGGAGATTCGAGAAATACCGGAGTAAAGTCCAACATGGCTCCATTCATGGTTGGTATGGCTGTTGCTGCAATCGGTATGTCCTTTGGGGTCGATGCAGGATACGCGATTAACCCGGCGAGGGATTTCGGTCCTCGACTCTTTACTTGGCTGGCAGGATGGGGCAGCAATGCGTTTCCTGGCCCCGGAGGATACTGGTGGGTTCCTATCATAGGTCCGCTAGTCGGCGGAGGAATTGCTCCGTTTATCTATAAGTTCTTTATTGGAAAAACCTTAGACCAGTTGCAAAAGTCCTAG
- the dhaK gene encoding dihydroxyacetone kinase subunit DhaK: MKKVIDDAANYVNQMIDGLVNAEPSLKRLPGTQVVVRAASEEKVALVSGGGSGHEPAHAGFVGYGMLDAAVSGEVFTSPTPNQVLDAIKAVDTGKGVLLVIKNYTGDVMNFEMAAELASAEGIEVEQVIVNDDVAVEDSTFTVGRRGIAGTVFVHKIAGAAAEAGRNLQQVKSIAQRVIDNVHSMGVALSPCTVPSSGQPSFELGEDEIEIGIGIHGEPGVKRMEWVSAAKIVEMLIAKIFANTPAKPGDNVAVLINGLGATPLSELYIANVSVQKMLQEKGLVVHRTLIGEYMTSLEMAGFSISVLKLDDEMSDFLDAVTTAPAW; this comes from the coding sequence ATGAAAAAGGTCATTGATGACGCAGCCAACTATGTCAATCAAATGATTGACGGGTTGGTCAATGCAGAGCCCAGCCTTAAGAGACTGCCCGGAACTCAAGTCGTCGTGCGCGCTGCAAGTGAAGAAAAAGTAGCTTTGGTCAGCGGCGGTGGAAGCGGGCATGAACCGGCCCATGCAGGTTTTGTGGGATACGGAATGTTGGACGCGGCCGTTTCTGGCGAAGTGTTTACCTCTCCTACACCAAATCAAGTGCTGGATGCCATCAAGGCAGTCGACACAGGCAAAGGCGTACTTCTTGTTATCAAGAACTATACGGGAGACGTCATGAACTTTGAGATGGCAGCTGAACTGGCCTCAGCAGAGGGCATTGAAGTGGAGCAAGTGATTGTCAATGACGACGTTGCAGTCGAAGACAGCACATTCACGGTTGGTCGGCGCGGCATTGCTGGTACGGTTTTTGTCCATAAAATTGCAGGGGCCGCGGCAGAGGCAGGCCGCAACCTCCAGCAAGTGAAATCTATCGCACAACGTGTGATTGACAATGTTCATAGCATGGGCGTAGCTCTATCCCCCTGTACTGTACCCTCAAGCGGCCAACCAAGCTTTGAACTTGGGGAAGATGAAATTGAAATTGGCATCGGTATCCATGGGGAGCCTGGAGTCAAGCGAATGGAATGGGTCAGTGCTGCAAAAATCGTAGAAATGCTCATTGCAAAAATCTTTGCAAACACCCCTGCCAAACCCGGGGACAATGTTGCAGTACTGATAAACGGACTGGGCGCGACTCCCTTAAGCGAACTGTATATAGCAAACGTCTCCGTTCAAAAAATGCTGCAAGAGAAAGGGTTAGTCGTTCACAGAACCCTCATTGGGGAATACATGACTTCGCTAGAGATGGCTGGATTCTCAATATCAGTTCTAAAACTTGATGATGAAATGAGCGACTTTCTTGATGCCGTAACCACAGCTCCCGCGTGGTGA
- the dhaL gene encoding dihydroxyacetone kinase subunit DhaL: MTEFDVSAFSQFIDTYSQKLSEFADILNDLDNRIGDGDHGSNMSRGFKAAAHKLQESPALDPASASQTVAMSLLSTVGGASGPLYGTVFMKLAAAWKGCAVIDPTLMGNGFQAALDGLAARGKASLGDKTMVDVWTPAVAEMLKDNGAIDYERTCLVAKESALATKGIIAKRGRASYLGERSIGTCDPGSISSAMLFEALASILIEGMDPILWRTLAL, translated from the coding sequence TTGACCGAATTTGATGTTAGCGCCTTTTCTCAATTCATCGACACCTACTCGCAGAAGCTCAGTGAATTTGCAGACATTTTGAACGACCTCGACAACCGGATTGGGGACGGCGATCACGGTTCCAATATGTCACGCGGATTCAAGGCCGCCGCGCATAAACTTCAGGAATCACCAGCACTCGACCCGGCGTCTGCCTCACAAACCGTTGCCATGAGCTTGTTAAGCACAGTTGGCGGAGCGTCCGGACCCCTCTATGGTACGGTTTTCATGAAGCTAGCAGCGGCGTGGAAAGGCTGTGCTGTCATTGACCCAACCTTAATGGGGAACGGGTTTCAAGCTGCACTGGACGGGCTGGCTGCAAGAGGAAAAGCTTCTCTCGGTGATAAAACGATGGTGGACGTGTGGACGCCCGCGGTAGCAGAGATGTTAAAAGATAATGGCGCCATTGATTACGAGAGGACTTGCCTCGTCGCAAAAGAATCAGCGCTTGCTACCAAAGGGATAATCGCGAAAAGAGGGCGGGCATCCTACTTGGGAGAACGCAGTATCGGTACCTGCGATCCAGGCAGTATCTCAAGTGCCATGTTGTTCGAAGCCCTCGCAAGTATATTGATAGAAGGAATGGATCCTATCCTATGGCGAACCTTAGCATTATAA
- the dhaM gene encoding dihydroxyacetone kinase phosphoryl donor subunit DhaM, giving the protein MANLSIIIVSHSADLGTGLVALLQQMTHDEVHIASASGLQDRLGTDATLIYDALLQCPDEGDILLLFDLGSALLSCEMAIEMLPAEFQDRVSIVDAPLVEGAVATAVAASMGEDKDTALRQAQEARDMRKIP; this is encoded by the coding sequence ATGGCGAACCTTAGCATTATAATCGTATCCCACAGCGCTGACTTGGGGACCGGACTTGTAGCACTGTTGCAACAAATGACTCATGATGAAGTCCATATTGCAAGCGCCTCTGGTCTCCAAGACCGACTCGGCACCGACGCTACTCTTATTTACGATGCCCTGCTCCAGTGCCCCGATGAAGGAGACATCCTCCTGCTGTTCGATTTGGGCAGCGCTCTCCTGAGTTGCGAAATGGCCATTGAGATGCTGCCGGCAGAGTTCCAGGACCGGGTCTCCATTGTCGACGCTCCACTTGTCGAAGGAGCCGTAGCAACTGCCGTTGCAGCCAGTATGGGTGAAGACAAGGATACAGCTTTGAGGCAGGCTCAAGAAGCCCGCGACATGAGAAAGATACCTTAA